One genomic region from Harpia harpyja isolate bHarHar1 chromosome 1, bHarHar1 primary haplotype, whole genome shotgun sequence encodes:
- the LOC128141000 gene encoding DEP domain-containing mTOR-interacting protein-like — translation MCGVPGCSLLSRAHLPIAACLQPGMESLSTSLKKKATEQHYRAEVMIAGEQLRLRLHDGKLIKDRRYHLRTYPNCFVAKELTDWLIDHKEAPDRETGIRLMQKLMDHYIIHHVCDEHSDYKDAKLLYRFRKDDGTFPLSKDVKVFMRGQSLYEKLVIVEESILKVREENSVKYQRTFLGCEMIDWLVQEGEVENRKEAVELGRALLEHGIIQHVSNRHHFFDSDILYQFWINFRRRRRLTELLNENSSRTLSESPDSPFCLRKLNPDPGNTSFLSVQTNKEIKIVSAVRRSSITSLAGNSNPYFSTTPTLVFPPVAECNPKSVLKRPVTNEELLSPGAPYIKKTLTIVGDAVGWGFVVRGGRPCHIQAVDPGGPAAAAGMKVCQFVFSVNGMYVLHLDYQTISSLIMTGPRTLVMEVMEAVE, via the exons ATGTGCGGGGTCCCTGGGTGCTCCCTGCTATCCCGGGCGCATCTTCCCATCGCTGCCTGCCTCCAGCCCGGCATGGAGAGCCTGAGCACCAGCCTGAAGAAGAAAGCTACGGAGCAGCACTACAGGGCGGAGGTGATGATTGCTGGAGAGCAGCTGAG GCTTCGCCTCCACGATGGGAAGCTTATTAAAGACAGACGTTACCACCTCCGAACGTACCCAAACTGCTTCGTAGCGAAGGAGCTCACAGACTGGCTGATCGACCACAAAGAAGCACCGGACCGAGAGACGGGCATCCGCCTCATGCAGAAGCTAATGGACCATTACATCATCCATCATG TCTGCGACGAGCACTCAGACTACAAGGATGCCAAGCTGCTGTATCGCTTCCGCAAGGATGACGGGACCTTCCCTCTCAGTAAGGACGTGAAGGTGTTCATGAGAGGGCAGAGTCTTTATGAGAA GCTGGTGATCGTGGAAGAGTCAATTCTGAAGGTGAGAGAGGAGAACTCAGTGAAGTACCAGAGGACTTTCCTGGGCTGCGAGATGATCGACTGGCTCGTTCAGGAGGGAGAAGTGGAGAACCGAAAGGAAGCGGTGGAGCTGGGACGGGCGCTGCTGGAGCATGGGATCATTCAGCATG TCTCCAATAGGCATCACTTCTTTGACAGTGACATCCTCTACCAATTCTGGATCAACTTTCGACGGAGGCGTCGTCTTACAGAGTTACTCAACGAGAACTCTTCTCGTACCCTCTCCGAGAGCCCAGACAGCCCCTTCTGTCTTCGCAAGCTCAACCCGGACCCAGGCAACACCAGCTTTCTCTCTG TCCAGACCAACAAGGAGATCAAAATTGTCTCAGCGGTTCGAAGGAGCAGCATCACCTCCCTTGCTGGAAACTCCAACCCCTACTTCAGCACTACTCCTACATTGGTATTCCCTCCTGTGGCTGAGTGCAACCCCAAATCAG TGTTAAAGAGACCCGTCACCAATGAAGAGCTCCTGTCCCCTGGGGCTCCCTACATCAAGAAAACGCTAACT ATTGTGGGGGATGCGGTGGGCTGGGGGTTTGTGGTCCGAGGAGGAAGACCTTGCCACATCCAGGCAGTGGACCCAGGAGGACCCGCTGCTGCCGCGGGGATGAAG GTATGCCAGTTTGTTTTCTCAGTGAATGGTATGTACGTTTTGCATCTGGACTATCAGACCATCAGCAGCCTCATCATGACGGGACCACGAACTCTCGTGATGGAAGTCATGGAAGCCGTTGAATAA